One genomic segment of Chryseobacterium phocaeense includes these proteins:
- a CDS encoding response regulator transcription factor, with product MKTIPIAIVDDHTLMSKALENMIMENPEYSVIMNHPNGEDFIAALEKARELPAVVLMDINMPYKNGIETTEWLTEHHPDIKVIALTMEDDEKVLIKMLKAGAKGYLLKDMQPSILFQAIDTVFDKGSFYTDFVAQKLLKVKTEDVKNASLLSELKDREKEFIKWACSELTYKEIADKMFLSPKTIDGYRDSVFLKLEVKNRVGLVLFALKHDLC from the coding sequence ATGAAAACCATTCCCATAGCGATTGTAGATGATCATACCTTAATGTCCAAAGCGCTGGAAAATATGATCATGGAAAATCCAGAGTACAGTGTCATTATGAATCATCCCAACGGGGAAGATTTTATTGCCGCCTTGGAAAAAGCCCGGGAATTACCGGCTGTAGTCCTGATGGATATCAACATGCCTTATAAAAACGGGATAGAAACCACAGAATGGCTTACCGAACATCACCCCGACATCAAAGTTATTGCTCTGACTATGGAAGATGATGAAAAAGTACTGATCAAGATGCTGAAAGCCGGTGCAAAAGGCTATCTCCTGAAAGACATGCAGCCTTCTATCCTGTTTCAGGCCATTGATACGGTATTTGACAAAGGCAGCTTTTATACAGACTTTGTAGCGCAAAAGCTCCTGAAAGTAAAAACAGAAGACGTAAAAAACGCTTCCCTCCTTTCCGAATTAAAAGACCGGGAAAAAGAGTTTATCAAATGGGCATGCAGCGAGCTTACCTACAAAGAAATAGCGGATAAAATGTTTCTCAGCCCTAAAACAATCGATGGATACAGGGATTCCGTTTTCCTGAAACTTGAAGTGAAAAACAGGGTCGGGCTGGTTCTTTTTGCTCTGAAACATGATCTATGCTGA
- a CDS encoding sensor histidine kinase — MEENNLVITFTITLLIIVLTMIFIYVVFIKKKTTLLLEQKEKDMRFEKELATSQVEIKEQTLNYIGQELHDDVGQKLSVVRLRQNQLISKLENSEKEELNELSELLGECIQDIRNLSKTLITEQIIHFGLAESIEREVRRIQKLKLLKIEFITQKQDIDISPKHGLILFRIIQESINNILKHSRAKNVTIQLEDDQNELHIKISDNGKGFNTRKMQDGSGLKNMELRAKLIHAAFSIQSELDKGTQTSITYYKHTL; from the coding sequence ATGGAAGAAAATAATCTGGTTATTACTTTTACCATCACACTGCTCATTATTGTTCTTACAATGATCTTTATCTACGTGGTTTTCATCAAAAAGAAAACAACGCTGCTTCTGGAGCAGAAAGAGAAAGACATGAGATTTGAAAAAGAGCTGGCCACATCTCAGGTAGAAATCAAGGAACAAACCCTGAATTATATTGGCCAGGAACTCCATGATGATGTGGGCCAGAAGCTGTCTGTGGTCCGTTTACGGCAAAACCAGCTGATTTCCAAACTGGAAAATTCTGAAAAGGAAGAGCTTAATGAGCTCAGCGAGCTGTTGGGGGAATGCATTCAGGATATCAGGAACCTGTCTAAAACACTGATAACTGAGCAGATCATTCATTTCGGGCTGGCAGAATCCATAGAACGGGAAGTCCGGCGGATCCAGAAACTGAAATTATTAAAAATAGAATTCATCACCCAGAAACAGGATATTGACATTTCGCCCAAACATGGCTTGATTCTCTTCCGGATTATTCAGGAAAGCATTAACAACATTTTAAAGCATTCCAGAGCAAAAAATGTAACCATACAGCTGGAAGATGATCAGAATGAGCTGCACATCAAAATTTCCGATAACGGAAAAGGTTTTAATACCCGCAAGATGCAGGACGGTTCGGGATTGAAGAATATGGAGCTGAGGGCGAAACTTATTCATGCCGCATTCTCCATACAATCTGAACTTGACAAAGGAACACAGACTTCCATAACCTATTATAAACACACTCTATGA